The genomic interval GGATGCGGTTCATCGGTTGTGCTTTCTTGGGCTTCTGTTGCCTGGTGGCTTTTCCCCCTGCCACACCCGCTTTTTTGGCTCCGATCCGGTCGTATGGTCAGAATGGAACCCTCGCTCTGCAGAACAACTTTGCCTTGGAGCTGAAGGCGGTGATCCGACAGATACCGGTGGGCAACATCGAGAAACTGGTGCAGACCTACCTCCTCAACGACATCGACTTCCAAGGTGTGATCAGGGCCATCAACTCCCTGCCCGCCTATCGATTCTACCGGCAGTTGATCAACCAACCCGAAGTGCGCCAACTGCAGCAGTGGGTCACGCAGCAGTTGATCCTGTCCGGCGGTGGACCCAAGATCTTTGATTACCTGGAACTGGAGATCAAGATCTTCAATAAGTATCCCT from Drosophila mauritiana strain mau12 chromosome 3L, ASM438214v1, whole genome shotgun sequence carries:
- the LOC117140199 gene encoding uncharacterized protein LOC117140199, with product MRFIGCAFLGFCCLVAFPPATPAFLAPIRSYGQNGTLALQNNFALELKAVIRQIPVGNIEKLVQTYLLNDIDFQGVIRAINSLPAYRFYRQLINQPEVRQLQQWVTQQLILSGGGPKIFDYLELEIKIFNKYPYWAQIVNGIQGFQAEFVQIYPVQLIRSLLEPSATQTSPLLSELWRRLVALRPVYERVLATPPGKAITAELQRLGVDVGGVDDLIRYQFGWSNVTFPSYDYTDYLY